One Clostridium estertheticum DNA segment encodes these proteins:
- a CDS encoding AraC family transcriptional regulator: MNDFLMEELILQITNKYDSNLIVYQCGWENCRPKHSYGPAIRDHYLIHFVTEGCGTLSIDNLTFEIKENQGFLICPGDITYYEADKNTPWNYIWVGFNGIKAPEYIRQIGLSKHNPIINTKSSGLIFEYLNEIFESTKLEHAREIRMLGYLYLLLSILIGESDVKETTNYKHEYILKAIEYIEMNYSRSMSVKNIAEHIGLNRSYFSSLFKTSLDISPESFLIQYRVNKACELLKQNNKLRISDVSRSVGYPDQLAFSKTFKKVKGYPPSEYLIKNK; encoded by the coding sequence ATGAACGATTTTCTTATGGAAGAGTTAATCCTACAAATTACAAACAAATATGACTCGAATTTAATTGTTTATCAGTGTGGCTGGGAAAACTGTAGACCCAAGCATTCTTATGGGCCTGCAATTAGGGATCACTACTTAATTCACTTTGTTACAGAGGGCTGTGGAACGCTCTCCATAGATAATCTCACTTTCGAAATAAAAGAAAATCAAGGATTTTTGATATGTCCTGGGGATATTACCTATTATGAAGCTGACAAAAATACTCCTTGGAACTATATATGGGTAGGTTTTAATGGAATAAAAGCTCCCGAGTACATTAGGCAAATTGGATTAAGCAAACATAATCCAATAATAAATACAAAGAGTTCAGGCCTTATTTTTGAATACTTAAATGAAATTTTTGAAAGTACAAAACTTGAACATGCTCGTGAAATTAGAATGCTCGGATATTTGTATCTATTATTATCAATACTAATCGGAGAGTCTGACGTTAAAGAAACAACAAATTATAAGCATGAATATATTCTAAAGGCTATAGAATATATAGAAATGAATTACTCGAGAAGTATGTCCGTAAAAAATATTGCCGAACATATTGGTTTAAATAGAAGTTATTTTAGTAGCCTCTTCAAAACTTCATTAGATATATCTCCTGAAAGCTTTTTAATTCAATATAGAGTTAATAAGGCTTGTGAACTTTTGAAACAAAATAATAAATTGAGAATAAGCGATGTATCTCGTTCAGTTGGTTATCCCGATCAGCTAGCCTTTTCAAAAACCTTCAAAAAAGTAAAGGGCTACCCCCCAAGTGAATATTTAATTAAAAATAAATAA